The Desulfomonile tiedjei genome contains a region encoding:
- a CDS encoding DUF433 domain-containing protein, with product MMPKRVTESVGGEPYEYYPLGKYVVRAKGVCAGKPTFKYTRIEIAGTLSRIASGETIDAIVDGYRGRVPREAILEAIEIASKLGKKPNRTRPKRAAA from the coding sequence ATGATGCCCAAGCGAGTAACGGAATCCGTGGGCGGTGAACCTTACGAGTATTACCCACTGGGGAAATATGTTGTGCGCGCTAAGGGCGTATGCGCTGGAAAACCTACTTTCAAATATACCCGAATCGAGATTGCAGGTACTCTATCAAGGATCGCGTCTGGTGAGACCATTGATGCCATCGTTGACGGGTACCGTGGGAGAGTGCCACGAGAGGCAATTCTTGAAGCGATTGAGATTGCAAGTAAACTCGGCAAAAAACCTAATAGAACACGGCCCAAGCGCGCGGCGGCCTAG
- a CDS encoding NAD-dependent epimerase/dehydratase family protein produces MKVMVTGGAGFIGSHLVDELARRGTQVSVYDNLSTGFRRYLEPAMKTGRVQLIQGDILDSAGLAEAMAGASMVFHLAANADVRGGIKDTFVDLEQNVMGTHRVLEAMRKVGATEIVFTSSATVYGEPDRFPTPEDYAPLQTSLYGASKLSAEAIIQAYCEYFGIRSLAFRFVSWIGERYSHGVVYDFVNKLREDPTKLEILGDGKQRKSYLHVEDGVRGIFLALERIPEPKSVINLGHVEYMNVTDLADIVCEEMGLKNVSYHYTGGVRGWLGDSPFVHLDISKISQAGFRPLISIEEGIRRTVCYLLDNPWLLNARG; encoded by the coding sequence ATGAAAGTCATGGTAACCGGGGGAGCGGGCTTCATCGGCAGCCATCTGGTCGATGAATTGGCCCGCCGCGGAACACAAGTTAGTGTCTACGACAACCTCTCCACAGGTTTCCGGCGGTACTTAGAGCCTGCCATGAAGACCGGCCGCGTCCAATTGATTCAAGGGGACATCCTCGATTCGGCCGGACTGGCAGAAGCAATGGCTGGGGCATCTATGGTGTTCCATCTTGCCGCGAACGCAGATGTAAGAGGAGGGATAAAGGATACCTTCGTTGACCTGGAACAAAACGTCATGGGCACTCACCGGGTGCTGGAGGCCATGAGAAAGGTGGGAGCGACCGAAATCGTTTTCACCAGCTCAGCCACGGTTTACGGCGAACCGGATCGTTTTCCCACGCCGGAAGACTACGCGCCGCTCCAGACATCACTTTACGGCGCGTCGAAGCTGTCGGCAGAGGCGATTATTCAGGCCTATTGTGAGTATTTCGGGATACGGAGCCTTGCGTTTAGATTCGTGTCCTGGATTGGCGAACGTTACTCGCACGGAGTGGTATACGACTTCGTCAACAAGCTTCGCGAGGACCCCACTAAACTGGAAATCCTCGGCGACGGCAAACAGAGGAAGTCCTACCTGCATGTAGAGGACGGAGTCCGCGGTATCTTCCTGGCATTGGAAAGGATTCCGGAACCCAAGAGCGTTATTAATCTTGGCCATGTGGAGTACATGAACGTCACAGACCTGGCCGACATCGTTTGTGAAGAAATGGGACTGAAGAACGTCTCCTACCATTACACGGGTGGGGTCAGAGGGTGGTTGGGCGATAGCCCTTTCGTTCACCTTGACATTTCGAAGATCTCGCAGGCAGGATTTCGGCCGCTGATAAGTATAGAAGAAGGGATTCGCAGGACCGTGTGCTACCTTCTGGACAACCCCTGGTTGTTGAACGCCCGCGGCTAG
- the lptG gene encoding LPS export ABC transporter permease LptG has protein sequence MKIIDRYITKEFVKVFSICVLGFTLVFLLIEITDKIKYYFEHNPSGWLMLKFFLTKIPGYLFFAIPLSVLLGGMLSLLMMARHFEIIAMQANGIDALNIARPVLVIGCIASLVMFFLNETVIPWSNSYSEYVQDVEIAGKSDTTFFKSDQIWLRSRDSITHIRNLDRSKQSLERISIIIWDSDYNFAERIFADKAKWWNDHWILYGVNRTSRNPDGRFQVETLPTMTAPLQKSPDDFGRVERLAKEMNLTQLGDYIDKISQEGQVPTRYLVDWHDKIAFPLVCLIMAALSVPFAIKVSPRGGGVAIGLAVSIGVAFGFWIVHTMFIALGHGAYIPPIAAAWAANVIFGLGAAILLLQVGT, from the coding sequence TTGAAAATCATTGATCGTTACATAACCAAAGAGTTCGTCAAGGTCTTCTCCATATGTGTGCTGGGATTTACCTTGGTTTTTCTGCTCATAGAGATCACGGATAAGATCAAATACTACTTCGAACACAACCCGTCAGGATGGCTGATGCTAAAATTCTTCCTGACGAAGATCCCCGGATATCTGTTCTTTGCAATACCCCTCAGCGTCTTGCTGGGCGGCATGCTCTCGCTTTTGATGATGGCCAGGCACTTTGAAATCATCGCCATGCAAGCTAACGGAATTGACGCTCTGAACATAGCTCGACCGGTCTTGGTAATAGGTTGTATTGCAAGCCTGGTGATGTTCTTTCTCAACGAAACGGTCATACCCTGGTCCAACAGCTACAGCGAGTATGTCCAGGATGTTGAGATAGCCGGCAAATCGGATACCACGTTCTTCAAGAGCGATCAGATCTGGTTGCGGTCGCGTGACTCAATCACTCACATTCGGAACCTGGACAGGTCCAAACAGAGCCTTGAAAGGATTTCGATCATCATCTGGGATTCCGATTACAACTTCGCGGAAAGGATCTTCGCAGACAAGGCCAAGTGGTGGAACGACCATTGGATTCTCTACGGAGTGAACCGAACCTCGAGGAATCCCGACGGACGTTTCCAGGTTGAGACCCTCCCAACCATGACCGCGCCATTGCAAAAATCTCCGGATGATTTCGGCAGGGTGGAGAGACTTGCCAAAGAAATGAACCTTACCCAACTGGGAGACTACATCGATAAAATCTCCCAAGAAGGACAGGTCCCCACTCGGTACCTTGTGGACTGGCATGACAAAATCGCTTTCCCTCTGGTCTGCCTGATTATGGCCGCGTTGAGTGTGCCTTTTGCCATAAAGGTCAGCCCACGCGGCGGGGGCGTGGCCATTGGGCTTGCGGTGTCAATCGGTGTAGCCTTCGGCTTCTGGATAGTTCATACCATGTTCATTGCCTTGGGACACGGGGCGTACATTCCGCCAATTGCAGCGGCCTGGGCCGCAAATGTGATCTTCGGGCTGGGAGCGGCGATTCTTCTGCTTCAAGTGGGAACCTAG
- the clpP gene encoding ATP-dependent Clp endopeptidase proteolytic subunit ClpP: MKQRKSNEHMLVPIVVEQTSRGERSYDIYSRLLRERIIFLGSAVDDYIANLVIAQLLFLESEDPEKDINFYINSPGGVVTSGLAIYDTMQYIKPDIQTICIGQAASMGALLLAAGTKSKRFALPHSRILIHQPLGGFQGQATDIEIHAREILRMRSELNEILVKHTEQPLSRIEADTERDFFMSGEEAAQYGIVDTVISRRELPSAQVVTKTVR; this comes from the coding sequence ATGAAACAGAGAAAGAGTAACGAGCACATGTTGGTACCCATCGTTGTTGAACAGACAAGTCGAGGCGAAAGGTCGTACGACATATATTCAAGGCTTCTGAGGGAGAGGATTATTTTCCTCGGCAGTGCCGTGGACGACTACATAGCCAATCTGGTCATCGCACAACTCCTTTTTCTCGAGAGCGAGGACCCTGAAAAAGACATCAACTTCTACATTAATTCCCCCGGCGGTGTGGTGACCTCGGGTCTGGCAATTTACGACACCATGCAATATATTAAACCTGATATCCAGACTATTTGTATCGGTCAGGCCGCGAGCATGGGCGCATTGCTCCTGGCCGCGGGAACAAAAAGCAAGCGTTTTGCCCTGCCCCACTCACGGATCTTGATCCATCAGCCATTGGGTGGGTTCCAGGGACAGGCGACGGATATCGAGATTCATGCAAGAGAGATTCTGCGGATGCGCAGCGAACTCAATGAAATCCTGGTCAAACATACGGAGCAACCATTGAGCCGGATTGAAGCTGATACTGAGAGAGACTTCTTTATGAGTGGTGAAGAGGCCGCCCAATACGGAATAGTGGATACGGTGATTTCCCGAAGGGAGCTTCCCTCTGCTCAGGTGGTAACC
- a CDS encoding phosphoribosylformylglycinamidine synthase — translation MPHRIEVCLKQSLPDPAGQRMKRRISSDLGFTVEDLRVADGFIIDRDLAVNDLALIVEEVFRDPVIQEATFDKPLEIPFDWLIEVGFRPGVTDNVGRTAREAVERTLQIKFSPGEGVYSRKLYFISGNISRAQADTIARDLLANDLIQTRTVFGPSDNRGINTAPRVTSRAEAVIRSINLDVEDAELLSISKEGVLALNLEEMQVIRDFFKTPEFLQQRTDKRLGREITDCELEVLAQTWSEHCKHKIFNALIEYHEDGRIQEIDSLFSTYIQGATEKIRAERGEDDYCLSVFKDNAGVIKFDDDWNLVVKVETHNSPSALDPYGGALTGIVGVNRDPFGTGLGSRLIFNTDVFCFAPPDYQGEIPPRLLHPRRVFEGVREGVEHGGNKSGIPTVNGAVVFDERYLGKPLVYCGTGGIMPAKINGKPAHLKQARPGDRIVMTGGRIGKDGIHGATFSSEELHEGSPVSAVQIGDPITQKRMTDFLLMARDRGLYSSITDNGAGGLSSSVGEMARESGGARLRLDRAPLKYPGLQPWEVLLSEAQERMTVAVPPENLEEFLSLAKILDVEATELGEFTDDGSFTVLWEDQVAALLPLDFLHDGVPKMRLTARWAPPALTEPYVELPDDLTSTLMELMGRWNICSKERLIRQYDHEVQAGTVIKPLVGVNNDGPGDAAVVRPLLDRFRGVAVGCGICPRYSDLDTYWMMAACIDEAVRNIVAVGADPDRMAGLDNFCWCDPVQSEKTPDGEYKLAQLVRANKALYDITTVYRIPCISGKDSMKNDYIIGDHKISIPPTVLFTAVGIVPDVRRAVTPDFKRPGDSIYVLGQTHTDTGGSEYYASKGATGIIVPMLVHPEQSIAMYRALHKAITAGVVASCHDLSDGGLGVALAESAFSGGLGASGSLTSVPLQVPLDRDDWVLFSETPGRFLVSVREKDCSAFEDAMNGFPCAKVGQVENAPRLKVTGLGNKLVIDADIWELKKAWQKPLGV, via the coding sequence ATGCCCCATCGAATCGAAGTTTGTTTGAAACAGTCGCTGCCGGACCCTGCCGGTCAGAGGATGAAGCGTCGAATATCTTCCGACCTGGGTTTCACAGTGGAAGACTTGCGGGTAGCCGACGGGTTCATTATAGACCGGGACCTTGCAGTCAATGACTTGGCGCTGATCGTCGAGGAAGTCTTTAGGGACCCGGTCATCCAGGAAGCTACCTTCGACAAACCCTTGGAAATTCCTTTCGATTGGCTCATAGAGGTGGGCTTCCGGCCGGGCGTCACGGACAACGTGGGCCGTACCGCGCGGGAAGCGGTCGAGAGGACGCTACAGATCAAATTCTCGCCCGGGGAAGGGGTCTACAGTCGCAAGCTCTACTTTATCAGCGGAAATATCTCCAGGGCACAGGCCGATACGATCGCCAGAGATCTGCTTGCAAACGACCTCATCCAGACGCGCACGGTTTTTGGACCGTCAGACAACCGCGGCATTAACACAGCGCCGCGGGTCACCTCGCGAGCCGAAGCCGTGATTCGGAGCATTAACCTTGATGTGGAAGACGCCGAGTTGCTCAGCATAAGCAAGGAAGGTGTGCTGGCCCTGAACCTTGAGGAAATGCAAGTCATTCGGGATTTCTTCAAGACTCCTGAGTTCTTACAACAAAGAACCGACAAAAGGCTCGGCCGAGAAATCACGGATTGCGAGCTGGAAGTGCTGGCACAGACCTGGTCGGAACACTGCAAACACAAAATATTCAATGCCTTGATCGAATATCACGAGGATGGCCGTATCCAGGAGATCGACAGCCTCTTCAGCACGTACATTCAGGGAGCTACGGAAAAGATCCGCGCAGAACGGGGAGAGGACGATTATTGTCTTTCCGTGTTCAAAGACAATGCCGGTGTGATCAAATTCGATGACGACTGGAACCTGGTCGTGAAGGTGGAAACTCATAACTCGCCTTCCGCGCTGGACCCCTACGGCGGCGCGCTCACCGGAATCGTGGGAGTTAATCGGGACCCATTCGGCACCGGTTTGGGCTCCAGGCTGATATTCAACACGGATGTCTTCTGCTTCGCACCACCAGATTACCAAGGGGAGATCCCGCCCAGGCTGTTGCATCCACGGCGAGTTTTTGAAGGGGTCAGGGAGGGCGTTGAGCACGGGGGAAACAAGAGCGGTATTCCTACTGTCAACGGCGCTGTGGTCTTTGACGAACGCTATCTCGGGAAACCTCTGGTCTACTGCGGAACCGGCGGGATCATGCCCGCAAAGATCAACGGCAAGCCGGCTCACCTGAAACAGGCTCGACCGGGAGATCGCATCGTCATGACCGGCGGCCGGATCGGCAAGGATGGTATTCACGGAGCCACGTTCTCATCCGAGGAGCTTCACGAAGGCTCACCTGTGAGCGCGGTGCAGATAGGCGATCCCATTACACAAAAACGCATGACAGACTTCTTGCTGATGGCCCGTGATCGAGGGTTGTACTCCTCTATTACGGATAACGGAGCGGGTGGGTTATCGTCCTCCGTGGGTGAGATGGCCCGCGAATCAGGTGGAGCGAGGCTGCGCCTCGACCGCGCCCCGCTTAAGTATCCCGGCCTTCAGCCCTGGGAGGTCCTACTTTCCGAGGCCCAGGAACGCATGACCGTGGCGGTGCCACCGGAAAACCTCGAGGAGTTCCTTTCTCTGGCAAAGATCCTCGACGTGGAAGCCACAGAGCTGGGCGAATTCACTGATGACGGCTCATTCACCGTCCTGTGGGAGGATCAAGTTGCCGCTCTGTTGCCGCTGGATTTTCTCCACGACGGCGTCCCTAAAATGCGGCTTACAGCTAGGTGGGCTCCGCCAGCATTAACAGAGCCTTATGTCGAGCTGCCGGACGACCTCACCTCCACGCTCATGGAACTGATGGGAAGGTGGAATATCTGCTCCAAGGAGAGGCTCATCCGTCAGTACGACCACGAGGTCCAGGCCGGGACTGTAATAAAACCGCTGGTGGGAGTGAACAATGACGGCCCGGGTGACGCGGCTGTTGTACGACCGTTGCTGGACAGGTTCAGAGGAGTAGCTGTCGGCTGTGGGATATGTCCGCGTTATTCAGATCTGGACACGTACTGGATGATGGCCGCGTGCATTGACGAGGCTGTCCGGAACATCGTCGCGGTCGGCGCGGACCCGGATCGCATGGCAGGGCTGGACAACTTCTGCTGGTGCGATCCTGTGCAGTCGGAAAAGACCCCGGACGGCGAGTACAAGCTGGCCCAGCTCGTTCGAGCCAACAAGGCGCTTTACGATATCACCACGGTGTACCGCATCCCGTGCATCTCCGGCAAAGACAGCATGAAGAATGACTACATCATAGGAGATCACAAGATCTCCATCCCGCCGACTGTGCTCTTCACTGCAGTCGGGATAGTGCCGGACGTGAGGCGCGCTGTAACGCCCGATTTCAAAAGGCCCGGCGATTCCATATACGTCCTGGGCCAGACCCACACAGACACCGGTGGATCGGAATACTATGCCTCAAAAGGGGCTACGGGCATAATTGTTCCCATGCTCGTGCATCCTGAGCAATCAATCGCGATGTATCGGGCGCTTCACAAAGCCATAACGGCTGGCGTGGTGGCCTCTTGCCACGACCTCTCCGACGGCGGCCTCGGGGTGGCTTTGGCTGAGAGCGCCTTTTCAGGAGGATTGGGTGCTAGTGGGTCTCTGACTAGTGTCCCATTGCAGGTTCCTCTCGACCGTGACGACTGGGTGTTATTCTCAGAAACGCCCGGCCGATTCCTTGTGAGCGTCCGCGAAAAAGACTGCTCCGCGTTCGAAGACGCAATGAACGGCTTCCCCTGCGCCAAAGTCGGCCAAGTGGAGAACGCGCCAAGACTAAAAGTGACCGGCCTCGGGAACAAACTCGTCATTGACGCAGACATCTGGGAACTGAAAAAGGCATGGCAAAAGCCTCTGGGGGTGTAA
- a CDS encoding glycosyltransferase, with product MNTPNRAGTTVISVVVPLYNEEDNVVPLMERLKQVFDRLECGWEVVFALDPSPDRTREKILDLVNQGYPIRLVTFSRRIGKPLSLLAGLDHCLGDACVVIDADLQDPPELIEAMVEKWREGYKVVVAQRISRKGENPLYLQAARFFYRLLDRISEVKIPRDAGDFRLLDARVVREICRFRERHGFLRGITAAVGFPVAVVPFDRDPRHTGKAQISFRGAINIALDGIVPFSRVPVRMVFWFGLALSLAGAGIGLVWLLLGLVRGFLEQWPIVLLCLLMVLFTGIITASIGILGEYMVRTYEESRERPLYIIDTIEEGSTLARRISRAE from the coding sequence TTGAACACGCCGAACCGTGCCGGAACAACAGTAATCAGTGTGGTTGTTCCCCTTTACAATGAAGAGGACAACGTCGTACCGCTGATGGAGAGGCTCAAGCAGGTTTTTGACCGACTGGAATGCGGTTGGGAAGTAGTGTTCGCTCTGGACCCGAGTCCTGACCGGACCAGAGAAAAGATACTTGACCTGGTCAACCAAGGGTATCCGATCCGGCTGGTCACTTTTTCTCGTCGCATTGGCAAACCCCTGTCGCTCCTGGCAGGTTTGGACCATTGTCTGGGTGATGCCTGCGTGGTTATCGATGCGGACCTTCAGGACCCTCCGGAACTCATTGAAGCGATGGTTGAAAAATGGCGTGAAGGCTACAAGGTGGTTGTAGCGCAACGGATTTCACGGAAAGGGGAAAATCCTCTCTATCTTCAGGCGGCTCGCTTCTTCTATCGGCTTTTGGATCGGATCTCGGAGGTCAAAATTCCCAGAGACGCAGGGGATTTTAGGCTCCTGGACGCGCGGGTCGTCAGAGAGATTTGCCGCTTTCGAGAGCGTCACGGCTTCCTCAGGGGCATTACTGCGGCGGTCGGGTTTCCCGTAGCCGTGGTCCCTTTTGACAGAGATCCGAGACACACCGGCAAAGCCCAGATTTCTTTCCGTGGAGCCATCAACATAGCCCTGGACGGTATAGTGCCATTTTCCCGCGTGCCGGTTCGCATGGTTTTCTGGTTCGGCCTGGCCCTCTCGCTTGCGGGAGCGGGGATAGGTCTCGTTTGGCTACTTCTAGGCCTTGTTAGAGGGTTTTTGGAACAGTGGCCCATTGTTCTTCTGTGCCTGCTGATGGTGTTGTTCACCGGCATCATAACCGCGAGCATAGGCATTTTGGGTGAATACATGGTACGAACCTACGAGGAGTCCCGGGAGCGCCCGTTGTACATCATAGACACAATTGAGGAGGGCTCGACTCTGGCCAGGAGGATCTCCAGGGCCGAATAA
- a CDS encoding acetate--CoA ligase family protein yields the protein MKNFFYPSSVVVVGVSTRPYNLGKEIAKNLFEFKYTGVIHFVGPQGGILLGRKIHPSLEDITEPVDLAVILTPAKTVPDIVEQCGRKGIQRVVIESGGFGEFDGGGKELGRKLKAIAQEYGIRFIGPNCIGIMNSANGLATPFSPMHNVFRRGGVGIIAQSGGVALTLLNMFDSEQLGYSKFAAIGNKLNSDENDVLEYFIEDPETSIICLYLESINDGRRLTDIARGSAKPIVVHKANTGSLSTVIAQSHTEALINDDQVVDAALRQAGMVRFRDMQNYLDFVKILQLPRMKGRNLAIVSRSGGHAVIAADAASMYGFNLPPFRQDLLTEIRKHLRADVIRLANPLDLGDLFDFDVYIRIIERTLQETNVDGVLFLHTYFSGTEGEASRRLLQSAAALSETYGKPVAICASTDHLETSRLHKNFDFPVFLSPERAVHALDRAIRYEQRRAVIAANAQEQWSALPADDDGIKDALSRIAREGRNPLLHEALEIIGRAGLKIPRHSVISDPGAIDSDLVGMNGPFAVKIVAQEVSHKSDLGGVILGLPDVQAVRGATVEMMERFKSMADTGVCGALVQEMAPREIGSLELIVGGKRDPQFGPVVVLGHGGIFVEVFGKTSLRMAPLSPGEADEMITELPGSEILQGVRGRPAVDREALKDAILKVAHLMVQFPQIEAIDINPILVTKSGAVALDARIFFNS from the coding sequence GTGAAGAATTTCTTTTATCCGTCGTCGGTGGTGGTAGTAGGCGTTTCCACGAGGCCGTACAATTTGGGGAAGGAAATCGCTAAGAACCTTTTCGAGTTCAAATACACGGGCGTGATACATTTTGTCGGCCCACAAGGCGGAATTCTGCTTGGGCGGAAGATCCATCCTTCACTGGAAGACATCACCGAACCTGTTGATCTTGCGGTCATCCTGACGCCCGCAAAAACGGTTCCCGACATCGTGGAGCAGTGCGGCCGCAAAGGCATACAGCGAGTGGTGATCGAAAGCGGGGGCTTTGGCGAATTCGATGGGGGTGGCAAGGAACTCGGCCGGAAGCTCAAGGCTATCGCCCAAGAGTACGGTATCCGTTTCATCGGACCCAATTGTATTGGGATCATGAACTCCGCCAATGGGTTGGCAACCCCATTCTCTCCTATGCACAATGTTTTTCGCCGCGGAGGGGTCGGGATAATAGCGCAGAGCGGAGGGGTGGCTTTGACGCTGCTAAACATGTTCGATTCGGAACAACTGGGATACAGCAAGTTCGCGGCTATTGGGAACAAGCTGAATAGCGATGAAAATGACGTGCTGGAATATTTTATCGAAGATCCCGAAACTAGTATTATTTGTCTGTACCTCGAATCCATCAATGATGGGAGGCGCCTCACCGACATAGCCCGCGGCTCCGCCAAACCGATTGTCGTGCACAAAGCAAATACCGGATCTCTCAGCACGGTCATTGCTCAGTCGCACACAGAGGCCTTGATCAATGACGATCAAGTGGTGGACGCGGCTCTGCGACAGGCGGGAATGGTGCGGTTCAGGGACATGCAGAACTATTTGGACTTTGTCAAAATTCTGCAGTTGCCTCGAATGAAAGGCAGGAACCTGGCGATTGTATCGCGTTCGGGTGGCCATGCGGTGATCGCCGCGGACGCCGCTTCGATGTATGGATTTAACCTCCCGCCATTCAGACAGGACTTGCTCACCGAAATACGAAAACATTTGCGAGCAGATGTAATTCGTCTGGCTAATCCCCTGGATCTCGGGGATTTGTTCGATTTCGACGTGTACATCCGAATAATTGAGCGCACCCTTCAGGAAACGAATGTGGACGGCGTGTTGTTCCTCCACACCTATTTTTCGGGGACTGAGGGGGAAGCGTCCCGCAGACTGCTACAGAGCGCTGCCGCGCTTTCCGAGACCTACGGTAAGCCCGTGGCCATTTGCGCATCCACGGATCACCTCGAAACATCCCGATTGCACAAGAATTTTGATTTTCCGGTTTTCTTGAGCCCGGAAAGAGCAGTCCATGCTCTGGATCGAGCCATCAGATACGAGCAACGCCGAGCCGTCATAGCTGCCAATGCTCAGGAGCAATGGTCGGCCCTGCCTGCCGACGATGACGGGATTAAGGACGCCTTGTCCCGAATCGCTCGCGAAGGTCGAAACCCATTGCTGCACGAGGCCCTTGAAATAATCGGCCGAGCAGGGCTGAAAATCCCCCGACACAGTGTGATTAGCGATCCCGGAGCTATTGATTCCGACTTGGTGGGCATGAACGGTCCGTTTGCAGTCAAGATCGTTGCACAAGAGGTCTCCCACAAATCTGACCTTGGTGGTGTGATTCTCGGGCTGCCTGACGTTCAGGCGGTTCGGGGCGCAACTGTTGAAATGATGGAACGGTTCAAGTCAATGGCCGACACAGGGGTTTGCGGGGCCCTTGTGCAAGAAATGGCTCCTCGTGAAATCGGGTCTTTGGAACTGATTGTGGGAGGAAAGAGGGATCCCCAGTTCGGTCCTGTGGTTGTGCTGGGCCACGGCGGGATTTTCGTTGAGGTTTTCGGTAAGACCTCGCTCCGAATGGCCCCCCTCTCACCGGGAGAGGCTGACGAGATGATAACGGAGTTGCCCGGTTCCGAAATCTTGCAAGGCGTCCGGGGCCGGCCGGCAGTGGACCGCGAGGCGCTGAAGGATGCCATACTCAAGGTGGCCCACCTCATGGTCCAATTCCCTCAAATAGAGGCCATAGACATCAACCCAATTCTGGTAACAAAGTCGGGCGCCGTGGCCCTCGACGCGCGCATCTTTTTCAATTCCTGA
- the tig gene encoding trigger factor → MTNIQVEDLSDVKKKVTVEVPQDKVLELLDSQYRDLKKTVQIKGFRKGKVPLEILRSYFKTQVEADTAKKIIEDTLESGLEEKKIVMVSVVKIDPDAVEAGKPFKYTAEIEVPPSIEVRDYTGLKLKKTRREVGEKQVEERLQSLRERNARLSPIPESRGVKEGDHLVVDVKAEAEGNVIPALTVTDYHMELGRNFYLPDFDSKLVGLKPDETKQISMELPSDFPRKNLAGKAASFELTVKEAKERILPDLDDDFAKDLGEFESLEQVRAEITEDLRKLAESQSKKEIENQIVDLLIEKNAFEVPESMVENQVDHFLNQSIQSLVSRGIDPKRLPAPSEAQREQIRPSAVRTVKGGLVMRAIAEQEKIEVNDEELQAGIEERAGEIGLSVDYLKDQLESNNMLEELRASLLQDKVYKLIQEAAEITEQEPPSESEKAPTDETEKE, encoded by the coding sequence ATGACAAACATTCAAGTTGAAGACCTGAGTGACGTGAAGAAAAAGGTCACTGTTGAGGTGCCGCAAGACAAGGTTCTGGAATTGCTAGACTCCCAGTACCGGGACCTGAAAAAGACTGTCCAAATCAAGGGCTTCAGAAAAGGCAAGGTGCCTCTTGAAATACTCCGGAGCTATTTCAAAACGCAAGTAGAGGCCGATACGGCCAAAAAAATCATCGAAGATACTCTGGAGTCCGGCCTGGAAGAGAAGAAGATCGTTATGGTCTCCGTGGTGAAAATAGACCCGGACGCGGTGGAAGCTGGGAAACCTTTCAAATACACCGCCGAGATCGAGGTTCCGCCGAGCATAGAAGTCAGGGATTACACGGGTCTAAAGCTGAAAAAGACCCGCCGCGAAGTAGGCGAGAAACAGGTCGAGGAGCGTCTCCAGAGTCTTCGGGAGCGGAACGCCCGATTGAGCCCTATTCCTGAATCAAGGGGCGTCAAAGAAGGCGACCATCTAGTGGTTGATGTGAAGGCTGAAGCCGAAGGAAATGTAATTCCCGCGTTGACCGTGACGGATTATCACATGGAACTGGGGAGGAATTTCTATCTTCCCGACTTCGATTCCAAGCTTGTGGGCTTGAAACCGGACGAGACGAAGCAGATCTCCATGGAACTTCCTTCGGATTTTCCGAGGAAGAACCTGGCAGGAAAGGCCGCTTCCTTCGAACTGACTGTCAAGGAAGCCAAGGAACGCATCTTGCCGGATCTGGACGATGATTTTGCCAAAGATCTCGGTGAGTTTGAATCCCTGGAGCAGGTCCGCGCGGAGATAACGGAAGATTTGCGCAAACTCGCGGAAAGCCAGTCTAAAAAAGAGATCGAAAACCAAATAGTGGACTTGCTGATTGAGAAAAATGCCTTTGAGGTTCCGGAATCCATGGTGGAAAACCAGGTGGACCATTTTCTGAATCAATCCATTCAGAGTCTGGTGTCACGCGGTATTGACCCGAAGAGGCTTCCCGCCCCTTCGGAAGCGCAGCGCGAGCAGATTCGGCCTTCAGCGGTCAGGACCGTCAAGGGCGGCTTGGTCATGAGAGCCATTGCAGAGCAGGAGAAAATTGAAGTAAACGATGAGGAGCTTCAGGCGGGCATCGAGGAAAGAGCCGGTGAGATAGGCTTATCCGTCGACTACTTGAAAGATCAGCTTGAAAGTAACAATATGTTGGAAGAGCTTCGCGCGTCGCTGCTTCAGGATAAAGTGTACAAACTGATACAGGAAGCCGCGGAGATTACCGAGCAAGAGCCTCCTTCGGAATCGGAGAAGGCTCCGACTGATGAAACAGAGAAAGAGTAA